In a genomic window of Magnolia sinica isolate HGM2019 chromosome 14, MsV1, whole genome shotgun sequence:
- the LOC131226038 gene encoding uncharacterized protein At2g29880-like → MLNASGFGWDADLKMVVATDDVWDGYIVSHPYSERVRGKYIDKYNDLAYMFGNDCAHGSFASTTYSSPLFSRRRGRDELDSDDNRTKTVHISLDDEDDHVSGAPFHLNEGSQHRSQRVNKGPMETSLGSRNSQNTATGIAR, encoded by the exons ATGCTTAATGCCAGTGGCTTTGGGTGGGATGCTGACTTAAAAATGGTTGTCGCTACAGATGATGTCTGGGACGGCTACATTGTG TCTCACCCATACTCCGAGAGAGTGCGTGGCAAATACATTGACAAATACAATGATTTGGCATATATGTTTGGTAATGATTGTGCTCATGGCTCATTTGCTAGCACAACGTACTCATCTCCTCTTTTCAGTAGACGTCGTGGAAGAGATGAACTCGATTCTGATGATAATAGAACTAAAACTGTTCACATATCTttagatgatgaggatgaccATGTAAGTGGTGCGCCATTTCATCTCAACGAGGGATCACAACATCGGTCCCAGAGGGTCAATAAAGGGCCTATGGAGACCTCGCTTGGGTCTAGAAATAGTCAAAACACCGCTACTGGCATTGCCCGATGA